Genomic DNA from Danaus plexippus chromosome 16 unlocalized genomic scaffold, MEX_DaPlex mxdp_23, whole genome shotgun sequence:
tacctgtcttcacgagcgaggatttgtggtttatcaaaccgaatgtagtggttAGTGTCCATTGTACAtatgttcacacactgctgagagattaagaaatcgttggcgcTAGATGGTAAATAAGAGACCAACTGACAGgtattcacatctcgtctgcgcGTGCTCAcgtttgctgcaaagtaaccgaaacgtcgggattatgtacctttttttttaaatagtaaaatacgcgtagtataatccgaaaaatattagttttctttaaatgaatactcgcgaaagtcatAGATCTCATTGAATGGTATATGAATCTGAACATTAAACACAGCTCTTTCACTCTTTATAACATGCATAGGATAGttgcaaataaaatgtgatcttgaaaaaaataagcaagGTTTAAAACAATCCAAGACACacttataaatgatttttaacagATTAACTAAAatgccaaataaaaaaaaatataaatttttcttcatatttttaaaaagatattataatattaaacaaagaaaCCTTGCAAATATTTCTCTTCTTCCAAATGTCCTTCCTGTATAAAActcttttcaattaataaaaagttagaaACTCATTACATTTTTCAGCGTTTTAGTGAGTAAGACCTTTTTACTAATgaacttaaacaaaaaacgttgtaaaataaattgcagTTGCTCCGTTGTTTTAtagtaaacttttattaaacttttaaatgtaaacattatttcaaatgaaaagaGAATCGTTGGTAGAATATTCAACATATGTATAAAGTCGTTCGTgtatgacattttttataagaaaagtaaCAGATCTCacataaattatgtatgtattcattatttaacaattactaAACATATTCACTTaagagatttaatattttcttcgaGATTGGAGACAAAGAAACTGTGATTCTTGAGCTGATAGTAGTGGAAATAATGGTATGTATTTATCACGTTCTTCTTCTATGAAGTATGGATAGAAATGATTAATGAAGTAGGTTATAATGAGTTCTCGCAGAATCCTAGAACTAGACCTGTCTTGTCTTTCAGATGGTAGGTTGTATGTATCTTATACGTGTATGGCAAAAAATCCGTGCTTGTTTATCTGCTTTAAGAGAACTTAGCAACTTTCTTTTgttgttgaattaaatttgaaactgAAATACAGATTTTTACAACACTAAAGTCTCTATATATCTATAAGAAGAATGTGTGGAGACTGtatgcattttaaaaaataaaataaaatcacaatatattataaaaattgtttatatatgagTTTAAgagttaatttagtttaatgttAATCAAATAGAATTCCATAGACCTTTCTCTTTATTagtagtatattatattttcacccTTGTTATCGGTCCTACTTGACGTTCGAAAACTTATTATACCCACTCTCTCTATCTGAGGTTGAGAATATATATGACTATATTTCAATCTTTTCTCCAAATCATTTTCCTagtaataattctttaaaggGTCAGGAAATTCTATATCCgtttgattaaaaaacatcTCTTAGCACTATACCGTTCTCTATTACAGTTTTTATCTTGAACATCTTTATTTTCTCTGCGCAAATAAATCTTGTCTATGAAATTTGCCTTCACGGAGGTAGAgtcggttaaaaaaatataacaatgttcGATGAAATATACCTGAGCCGCCATATCGCAAATATCCTGCCGTGATTGGTAGTAAATTGCTTTATTTGTTCTACAATTtatgttcaaaattttatttatcacccCATTGCGCAGGTGTTACgaaatctttatttgttttaatgaaacttataatgtaacaaaaatatacatttctgtaaaatattttagtaaattcaACTACTCTTTTTTATCATTCTACTTAACCGACAAATATATTGGATTTTTCAATTCCATATGAAGAGTTTcacaatatatacaataaagtaatttgttGAGACGATAAAAAATCTGTGTAACTTAAAGAAACAAGACGtgcgttttaattaaattggaaagaaaaaaaaatttttaatactctGTTATTAAACTGAATCCATTTCTTTTTCTCGTAAGAGAAAATTGAAAATGGTTACCAAGGTAGACAGATAATAGATCGCTTCCAAGCCATTACATAAATGAACttgtattaagaatttaacttataactTTGTAGAATTTCAATTGAATTACCTCTGTAACATATCTAAACGGCTTCTCtcaaaaattattgtgattgaATTAAGaagtctattttaaaattaccgtAGAGTAATTAAGGGTtggacaaaaacaaaattagttttgaatagataatattatgatatgaaaattgtAGTCAGAAGACTAATTAGTACGgtcaaaaataatgagattGAGTTACAAATActacaaaagaaaaagaaaatcgtAATATAAACTTCAATGTCTTCTCGCTTTAGAATTTGATGTTACTTTCATTGTAAAAGGGGAGCGTAATTGTCTTTTTACCGTCCATAAAATTTACGTGTCTGTTATTCgcgttataataaatgatttggaATCTAACGGAACAATAATCTCAAACTTTATAATGCgatgaaacttctcagcattccatgtaTTTACCGAGCGGCTGCccggtccatcgcgttgcagggagaggagcctcaacagtgcctgaacttgcaacccaggtgtagatttaaggagcccctatctaacgcgcgttaaacgcttacCTCCACCGTCCACGCTCCTCTCTATACcttaccaaatttgaaacgaacctactagggctgccttcgacgcacgttccaagaatgaactgatgttagttcttgacaggcccaagtcttttagtaggttgtagagagatttggctgttatacctctcgctcccactgataacgcgtacaaatttacaaggAGTTCGtcagtgagctcgtaatacttgttgactttgcgggcatggtctttgggatgttagtttcccaaggaaccgtgaacTCTATTAGCGCAACGCTccttaaaattcgcgaatataaaaatatgtctggtctggacgccGACTCACAAATATCTTTTGGGAAAATTCCAATGTTGcttctcataaatataaaaataattttgctatccgttaataaatttcgttaatccaataaaaagtaatcttATACTTTTTACTGTTATAAGAATACAGAAACAAAACgtttgtttactttaaaaaaattataagttaacgATTAACGATTGTAACTTTAGCGTATTGaacatttaaagttttcagGCATTGAATGCAAGTACAGAAACGAGAGTGTGAACCTTCGTGTTCTTGTAATGAAATCGTTTTTCCAGTGTTTTGTTTCACCATCCTCgtgtttatatacaaaacgtTGCCGGCAATTACAAcacattacttaataaataacacaacacaatatattcttttaaaagcaattttctTCTCATAACACGATCACATTATGAAGTATAGTATTATACTATTCATTGAACTAAGCTCCAAGTCACAGACCTTTTGACCGCCGGTTATTAGttcaactatttatataatcatctatttaaaaagataaatgacATAGTTTATTATCCTAGAACCATGAATCCTATCTTTAAAAAACTGTTAGACccgcaatataaaaaaacaaaaattatataaatttttaatattattacattttaaatgatcAGAAATCCTAGTTAAGCTactattataaacaataacaacaTCTCGTAGCTCAGGTTTTGCTATCAACTACACAATTTGCAGTAAATTACAAGTTAACTCATCCGGAGAGGCATCTTAATTCGAGCCTCAGGTAGTAACAATTATTTAGCGTCCATTTAACTTTGCCATGAAACTTTCAGAAccatttatcttatttatcgTATTGTAAAGACGGAATAGTTTCAAGGGACAAATCATGATATTATTATCAGTGTCAATGATAGTCTTTGATCATTGAATAATACCTGGAACTTTGTTAGTTGTTTACAAAATAGACCTTGAAATAATTGGGGTAAAAGggtaatattgatatttgtcGGAAACGAAGAGGAAAATAAAGGTTCAAACAGATctgtaaaaaaagttaatttttaacagttaaagagagatttaaaatactagaaataacttgtaatatatcggtaaaaatagatatatagaCGTTTACTATATACGTGTTTTGATTACGACATCTTAGTCTCGGAGAAGGTTCTATTTGAAGGCCAATATTTTCATCTCGATCGAAACAAATCACACTCCATAAATATATGAGAATGGATCAGaaggtatttaaatgaaactaatatttttcggatatactacgcggattttattattttaaaaaactacatactcccgacgtttcggttacttttcagcaactgtcatcacggttgctgaaaagtagaCCAGTGAACATTTGTCATTTCTACTATCCCCAGGTGTAGATAGAAGTAGATTTCTAAAGAACTTCTACATTTGCACTGATTTGGGCTGATTAGTTAAGGAATTTATGTAACACTACACACAATCCCTACACAACCTGTTGCAAAGATTACGCAATTTTTGAAATACAGAGATATTCCTAGCAACCACGCCATTTTCACTTCAGATTAGCTTCGTCCCGTTAAAATTTCCTTGAGTGATATTTCGGTTAGgccattaatttttattctttttgcactattttttttatttctattgtcAATAGGTTAAAgagtatttttgtattgaatcatttataaaataaacttctatTTAGATATAAGagaatgtatattaaaaggaaatagCGGTTCTATGATTCAGCAATAAagataagaaattaaacattaatagattcaccaactttatttatttgtacagatttccataaaaaaagaaagtaCCTTCCTCTTAactaaaacaaacttttttatacGAGCCTCACCTAGCGTCAAAACATGTTAACAGAGTAGACTCGTAGATATTTACGCCATCTAGTAGAGTTAAATATCAACGAAATATCATTGTTTGGaactaatgaattaaaattttacggtaagactatgtaataaaattttgcaaattgtGTATATGGATACTAGTGGGAGCAAAACATTGTTAGTCAttcatgtttaataaatgataagattttttctatataggtagaatagaatagaagaaaaattgttgaatataaaagttttattatttcataataaattcctGCAATGGAAACGCTGATTTGACGCCGACACGTAACCTTTGATAATCTTAGATACTTTCGCAGCCAATATTTCTACTTATAGCAGCGCTTCGCAAAACAAACATTGAATTTACGCTCGCTGCGTTAAACGACGTTATATGTCAGACTCATATAAGAGTGTTCTTTTAATGACACGAGATGGCGCTGATTCCATTCCAcactaaattatatgtaacttTTATGAAATCATAAATCTCCCTGAAttcagattaaataatttaaaacgtttcCAGATACAATAAGTGAGCATTAAATGAGACaagaaaattcataaaataaggAATTATATATTGTGGCTGCTTTGGCAGCTGTAACAAACTAGTGTCTAGAGTTCGATTTGAAAAGACATTTGGAGgctaactttatttaaatgaaactaatatttttcggatatactactcCGGATgattcggttacttttcagccaccgtgatcacgggcagacgagatgtgatcacggttgatgaaaagtaaccaaaaccaTCTATCTCACAACCTTTTACATCATGTATATcacaaaatagattttttttcaaatgataaAGTTATAGATAAAGGGTAGCATCAATAAACAAAttcttcaaattaaatttaggcCTTCTTTCTTAAGTagattaaatcattatttattaagtttattagaATTTAGTAACGCTCTAGTGAGTCCTGCCACCGGCGCTTCGACGACCAGCCAGAGAAAAGTCGCACAAAGGAACGAGAGGAATATTGACGCACTGAGCAGAATGAActgagaaaaacaaaaaagattaATATCATGGAAAAACCGGCAaaagtaaatacaaacaagcaaaatcatttttaacaaacttAAGCTCAAATTTAAATGgccaaataataatcaaatgttaaaatatatcgaCATTAGGATTCGTTGTGATACAATTTTCAACCGCTTGGGCAATCAAGAATCCTGTCCTCGACAGAATAGGccaattaagtaatttatacatCTCATATCAggaacagatttaaataaaaaacgtgtaaccttttgtaaattataaaacccgTACAGATACATGGACGTTAATGTGCGCTTGTTTTTATTACCTTCACCCAGTCAAGAAACCTTTAGTTatggattatttttatgttactctTCATTATGCATTTGacagttttcattatttgGACAACCAAACTGCtctgattgttttaaaatttatgtcaattattttgaaatttatgaaGCTATGTTTAAAAGTTggaacaaaataacaaataacaaaaaacaggCTACATAAGTATATACCatgtaaatcataaaattatacattatcgTATGAACCTTACCACGTTGTATTCTGAAACGATCAGTTCATTTGTTTGCGCTCCAGCATAGGACCTCTGAAATATGGTATGCAATAAAAAGGCGTTATAAGAGACGCGACCAGCCCACGTGAAACCTTTCCATTCCAGTATGGGGCGGTAAacatctgtaaaaaaaaacatccatTAATTTCTAATcacaaaactaataattgataataataataaaaacatgtctATAACTTACTTTCCAATTTGAATATTGATCCCACAATAAAACAAGTAACGAGGGCTTGAAAGAGTGGTTTGTTAAAGGCAGCATAGGTCACCTTTAAAAAGGTGGAATGTGTTACTCcatccaaataaaaaatacctccTGCCAAAATTATCCCAACCCCTATGGGAAACAAAATCCAGGTGACCCATTGGTATAACCTTAAATACTATGGAAATAAATGTGATATAAACTTCGTGAAAAAAATAAGGCATATtggattaaatataacattacgaGTTATACCTTTACTTTGCTTAAATCTATTTCTTTCATCTGCCAATGATAACAAAGGAAGCCTCCAGCAAGACCCAAGGAGTATGTTGAGAGATTCGTGTGTCCAGGGATATACATCAAATTGAAAGTTTTATCATTCACATAGTAACTTCTGTACGTCCTGTGATTTAGATAACATTACTACatacatttgataaaaataatcatggtgaaactagtattattcggatatactacccggattttattatttaaaaactagacGAGatgtcgtctgcccgtgatcacggttgctgcaaagtaaccgaaacgtcgggattatgtagtttttaaataataaaatccgcgtagtatatccgaataatactagtttcatttaaataaataaaactggcgaaaatcttagatctcattaataatCATGGTGaaagaagaaaaaagtttATGAAAAGTAAGACTGAACTTACTCAGGGGACTGTATAACAACAGGATCCAGATCTTGGAAATATGTCAAGGAGGCGGTGATGACTAGTGATAAGAGGAATAGTATTGAAAGCATCATCTTCCGAGCCCTCGGGCCCTGAaccattacaaataaaaataggcCCACGCAAAAAAGTTGGGTGTCTGCTGCTAAATACCTAAAGACATAAGGtttgattttctttaaaattacattttcaccTGCAATTTCGttcatatttgaattataagttatattaaatgaaaagaaaattacgCGCCATAATGAtttggaaatttaattttagttaatttattatgtaactcACCATCCTTGAGGGAAACATAGATCGTCCTGGTACACGtagttattaaagtaaaatatatttgcccACCAATAATTACGACAGTAATTGGACTCGCTTGTGACCACCAGCTTCCACAGAGGTCCACTTCCTATGTGCCGCATCCATGTGGCTATAGTCGCTATTACCAGCGCATAGGGTGGTGTTAGCCTTCAAAGGTTATGAACAAACATTATACATCGGAACAAGCTATTAAAATAGTAGTTCCATTTCATTGttcttatatgttttttttttttaatttttgagacacgagagaataataaaaaattaataccttgaaaatatttcgatTACACCTCTCATGGTTcgaattatctttatttttttgaaaaataagataatgCTACATCTCATTTCTTTCTAccattcttataaataacgaaatgatacaaaacttttttgtattggacaaaaatttcaaaatcattTGTATCATTACCTGATCCACCTCAATAAAATCCCTTTTGGAATGTGGCTCCATGTTATCTGCGTTTTCTCTGAGTGAATCTGTAGATTATATGCCAGCAGGAAACCAGACATTACAAAGAATGTATGTGTGACCAGCGTTCCATTGAatagaatttgttttaatggGTCATCGTAAGccttgataaattaaaagtaattatttcatctcttttttccatttaaatacaGAAACATATTGTCATAACGAGATTTGTcaaggaatttaaaataagttttcttaCAGTCATTTTGTTACGGTGGTGTGGCTTTTTCCttgattattaatatgtctaatttattttatactatttaaatccATGTATATAACTAACACTTTACCCATTTTACATagtaaatttaagatttactATTGAAACTAACTAACCAAATTTCTTTTTCCATTAGATTGAGACATAGTCTAAGTAAAcccattatttctttaaaattattatttttttaaatcaaaagtattttatcatatataaagtaaaaagtaatGTAATTTCTAAGCATTTAATGTAGACCAAATCCCGTTTTGGAATTCAGCTCAATGCCATTGTTCTGgcatattatgaataatgtttatattcttatctATTTAGTAACAAACGAACAAACAAATGGGAAACctcattactttttatacaatgttatataaagtaagCTTTAAGTTGCTTTTACGATCATAAGTAAATTACgacaataaactatttattacgaCAATAATAATGTCAAATTAGACAGGGAAAAAtacataacttatttatttattatttacttaatattatttctattttaattttttttatgcaccCAAGGTTTGTACCTTTAATATTTACAGACggcaaaattataataaaaatgtagtaGGTTTTCATAACACCAATACCTTTTCTATAAAATGTGGATTTGATACATAAGTTATCGTCATAATGAGGGCAGTATGCGAAAATATCACACACACAATCGTCATTGCTCTGAAAGAAATCacagaaacaaaatacaaactCCTGCTCTTTCATAGCATAGACAgtatcgtttttattatattaattttaattaataatttatattctttacaaCAACAAGGCGAAAcacatttagaaataaaagcaaatatgTATGCATATCATGTTCCATCAAGGGTATAAACAGGCCATTACTTTTTATCAAATGTCCCAAATTTGGTGACAAAAatagaacatatatttttctttattggcTATTAGAATAATCTTTGAGAATAGGATTTTTCTTACCTTAacccattaaataatttgagtcTCTCTATCCTGGGGTCATCACCGCTGCCTCCGGGAGAGGTTAATCTCTTCCAGTTTTGTTTCACAGAAAAAGACAATAAATAGGGGTTCCCTGAATTTAGCAGAAGCATTTATAAAGTACACCAggaatatatatcaataatgacattaaatatatttccaatgAATATCTCTAAGATTTCATGTACATATCAACAATTATTAcctataatttcattaaactttaaacCACTTGACCTTAAACAAGCTATAAACAGTGTGTCAGAATGTTACCTTTTTTACTATCACCGTTGCAGAAAATTAAATCGTAAAAGCTTCCAATGgtgttgattaaaaatatcacaatataaaCAGATGCAACTACATAATCACTTGCATCTAAAATCATTTTGTCATTATCCTTATTACAGTATAGTAATTCGGACAGTCTTGCTTCTAGTCGATAATGCCTCCATACCGTGTCGTTTATGCATCGCTCAAGGACGTCGCTTACGTCCGCTTTTCTATTAGAGGTCTGGTTTAATACATCTTTACAGGTAATAGTGACGCATGTAGCTCTGTGCATTTGTGTgtgattaaaatgtttaatcgTATGCTCTGAGTATTcctaaaaaacaaagaaaaattttgtaacaagtATCTCCGGTTTAAACAGCAGCAGCAATAGTAGTAGTAACAGCAGTGGCAGCAGCAGTATAAGATTAAAGAggaaaacttatttttgttacttttttaattccgTATTGACCACACAATAACATGAAGTGCAAAGAAGTTATATTTGAGCTTAAAGAAATTGTCATAGAAGATTATAGAAAAAGCAATTCTATACAAACTAGTTTCAGTGATAAGTTCATCTTTACGGGATCtcgttttgtatattatattacattgcaCTTGCTTACACTTACCCTTATAAACCGCATCAGATTAGAATGACCTCTAGAATGAAGGTCGTATGTCGCCACACAGTATGTTCCTCCAGTCTCCAACATGCACTCTTTATAATCATCCATCTTAAACAGTCTTGGCATTTTACGATATTCACTTTCTAAAACGGATCAAAACCCATCAAAaagtattcttat
This window encodes:
- the LOC116772122 gene encoding nose resistant to fluoxetine protein 6-like, giving the protein MVRIFAFLMLIKSSLAVIYSVNESEYRKMPRLFKMDDYKECMLETGGTYCVATYDLHSRGHSNLMRFIREYSEHTIKHFNHTQMHRATCVTITCKDVLNQTSNRKADVSDVLERCINDTVWRHYRLEARLSELLYCNKDNDKMILDASDYVVASVYIVIFLINTIGSFYDLIFCNGDSKKGNPYLLSFSVKQNWKRLTSPGGSGDDPRIERLKLFNGLRAMTIVCVIFSHTALIMTITYVSNPHFIEKAYDDPLKQILFNGTLVTHTFFVMSGFLLAYNLQIHSEKTQITWSHIPKGILLRWIRLTPPYALVIATIATWMRHIGSGPLWKLVVTSESNYCRNYWWANIFYFNNYVYQDDLCFPQGWYLAADTQLFCVGLFLFVMVQGPRARKMMLSILFLLSLVITASLTYFQDLDPVVIQSPETYRSYYVNDKTFNLMYIPGHTNLSTYSLGLAGGFLCYHWQMKEIDLSKVKYLRLYQWVTWILFPIGVGIILAGGIFYLDGVTHSTFLKVTYAAFNKPLFQALVTCFIVGSIFKLENVYRPILEWKGFTWAGRVSYNAFLLHTIFQRSYAGAQTNELIVSEYNVFILLSASIFLSFLCATFLWLVVEAPVAGLTRALLNSNKLNK